From Armatimonadota bacterium, the proteins below share one genomic window:
- a CDS encoding homoserine dehydrogenase, whose product MIRIGILGFGNVGAGAYQVLAENADAIALKVGSRLEVTGVADVDWQRPRPVEVPADKRTTDARALISDPAIDIIVETIGGTEPARDFVLSALRAGKCVVTSNKELIAKHGREILEQADARGLDIYFEGAVGGGIPIIQPLKQALAANRIYSIIGIVNGTTNYILTRMADGDQDFAHALAEAQQRGYAEPDPTDDIEGNDAAYKLAILASIAFNSRAALDHIYREGISRIAPADMLYARELGYVVKLLAIGRDRGDALELRVHPAFLPQTHPLAAVSDVFNAVFVEGSAVGRLMFYGRGAGARPTGSAVVGDIIDIARNLNRGATGRVSCTCFEERPLRPMDEVVTKHYVRMTVADRPGVLAKIATVFGEERVSLASVVQKGAPADSAEIVWVTHESVERAVRRSLERIRALPEVVEVCNWVRVEEE is encoded by the coding sequence GTGATCAGAATCGGCATCTTGGGGTTCGGCAACGTGGGGGCCGGGGCCTACCAGGTGCTGGCGGAGAACGCCGACGCCATCGCGCTCAAGGTCGGCTCGCGCCTGGAGGTGACGGGCGTCGCCGACGTGGACTGGCAGCGGCCGCGGCCGGTAGAGGTGCCGGCGGATAAGCGCACCACCGACGCCCGCGCGCTCATCAGCGATCCCGCCATTGACATCATCGTCGAGACCATCGGCGGCACCGAGCCCGCGCGCGACTTCGTCCTGTCCGCCCTGCGCGCGGGCAAGTGCGTCGTTACCTCCAACAAGGAACTCATCGCCAAGCACGGCCGCGAGATCCTCGAGCAGGCGGATGCGCGCGGCCTCGACATCTACTTCGAGGGCGCGGTCGGCGGCGGCATCCCCATCATTCAACCCCTCAAGCAAGCCCTCGCTGCCAACCGTATCTACAGCATCATCGGCATCGTCAACGGCACCACCAATTACATCTTGACGCGCATGGCGGACGGCGATCAGGACTTCGCGCATGCCCTCGCCGAGGCGCAGCAGCGCGGCTACGCCGAGCCCGATCCCACCGACGACATCGAAGGCAACGACGCCGCCTACAAGCTCGCCATTCTCGCCTCCATCGCCTTCAACAGCCGCGCGGCGCTGGACCATATCTACCGCGAGGGCATCTCGCGCATCGCCCCCGCCGACATGCTCTATGCCCGCGAGCTCGGCTATGTGGTCAAGCTCCTGGCCATCGGCCGGGATCGCGGCGACGCGCTGGAGCTGCGTGTCCATCCCGCTTTTCTGCCGCAAACCCACCCCCTGGCGGCGGTGAGCGATGTCTTCAACGCCGTCTTCGTCGAGGGCAGCGCGGTGGGTCGCCTCATGTTCTACGGGCGCGGCGCCGGCGCCCGCCCCACGGGATCGGCGGTGGTCGGCGACATCATTGATATCGCCCGCAACCTCAACCGCGGCGCCACCGGCCGCGTCTCCTGCACCTGTTTCGAGGAGCGCCCGCTGCGGCCCATGGACGAGGTCGTGACCAAGCACTACGTGCGGATGACGGTGGCCGACCGGCCGGGGGTGCTGGCCAAGATCGCGACCGTCTTCGGCGAGGAGAGGGTCAGCCTGGCGTCGGTGGTACAGAAGGGGGCGCCGGCCGACAGCGCCGAAATCGTGTGGGTCACCCACGAGTCGGTCGAGCGCGCGGTGCGGCGCTCGCTGGAGCGCATCCGCGCCCTGCCCGAGGTCGTCGAAGTCTGCAACTGGGTGCGGGTGGAGGAGGAATAG
- the thrC gene encoding threonine synthase, producing MAYQGVIERYRGLLPVSPATPVVTLLEGDTPLIEAPRLAQGIGLRPQLYLKYEGLNPTGSFKDRGMTVAISKALEQGSRAVICASTGNTAASAAAYAARSGLRCVVAIPKGAIAMGKLAQSMIQGAQVLALEGNFDDCLKVVLEITERYPITLVNSLNPHRIEGQKTGAFEICDTLGDAPEYHALPVGNAGNITAYWRGYRQYRELDRASRLPKLLGFQAEGAAPIVRGYPIEHPETIATAIRIGSPASWRAAEEARDQSGGVIDMVSDDEILDAYRMLANLEGIFVEPASAASVAGVRKLAGRGYFDDAPADARVVCVLTGHGLKDPDRAIAVAEEPRHISASVEAVTEAIGLAAPVAA from the coding sequence GTGGCCTACCAGGGGGTCATCGAACGGTATCGCGGGCTGCTGCCGGTCAGTCCCGCAACCCCGGTGGTGACGCTGCTCGAAGGTGACACGCCGCTCATCGAGGCCCCGCGCCTGGCGCAAGGGATCGGTCTGCGCCCACAGCTCTACCTCAAGTACGAGGGCCTCAATCCCACCGGTTCGTTCAAGGACCGGGGGATGACGGTGGCGATCTCGAAGGCGCTGGAGCAGGGATCGCGCGCCGTAATCTGCGCCTCCACCGGCAACACCGCCGCCAGCGCCGCGGCCTATGCGGCGCGGTCGGGGCTGCGGTGCGTGGTGGCGATTCCCAAGGGCGCCATCGCCATGGGCAAGCTCGCGCAGAGCATGATCCAGGGGGCGCAGGTGCTGGCCCTGGAGGGGAATTTCGACGACTGTCTGAAGGTGGTGCTGGAGATCACCGAGCGCTACCCGATAACCCTGGTCAATTCCCTCAACCCCCATCGCATCGAGGGGCAGAAGACCGGAGCCTTCGAGATCTGCGACACCCTCGGCGACGCGCCCGAGTATCACGCGCTGCCGGTGGGCAATGCCGGCAATATCACCGCCTACTGGAGGGGCTACCGGCAGTACCGCGAGCTGGATCGCGCTTCGCGTCTGCCCAAGCTGCTGGGGTTCCAGGCCGAAGGCGCCGCGCCCATCGTGCGCGGGTATCCCATCGAGCACCCCGAGACCATCGCCACCGCCATCCGCATCGGCAGCCCGGCCAGTTGGCGGGCCGCCGAGGAGGCGCGCGACCAGTCCGGCGGCGTGATAGACATGGTCAGCGACGACGAAATCCTGGACGCCTACCGGATGCTCGCCAACCTCGAAGGCATATTCGTCGAGCCCGCCTCCGCGGCGTCGGTGGCGGGGGTGCGCAAGCTGGCGGGACGGGGGTACTTTGACGACGCGCCCGCCGACGCTCGCGTCGTGTGCGTGCTGACGGGGCATGGGCTGAAGGACCCCGACCGCGCCATTGCCGTGGCCGAGGAGCCGCGGCACATATCCGCGTCGGTGGAGGCGGTGACCGAGGCCATTGGCCTGGCGGCGCCGGTGGCGGCGTGA